In Drosophila busckii strain San Diego stock center, stock number 13000-0081.31 chromosome 3R, ASM1175060v1, whole genome shotgun sequence, the sequence CAAACTGCAGCTTACACCAACGAAAATGAATTTAACGTAGGTAATGTACACGCTGTCCACAAAGTAAAAGACAAGCGTTTGGTTCTGCTCTGTGCCAATGTCGGTTTGATAAGTTTCATAAATCATTTCGTCGCCTGcccaaaattgaaaatcaattaaatgcaattgtaagtgagtaaataaaaaatgaacgCACCAGCTTGACGTTCGCCTTTGTCGATTATCTTATCCTTTAGACTATCAAAGTCGGTTTTGTTGTTGGGTATGGGTGCATCGGTGCCTTGCTCCGACACCAGCAACAGCTCCGTGCCGTTTTCGACTCTATCGAATACATCATAGTCAATGTCATCCATCTCTGCATCCGCATTGGACCTGAGTCTACCCTCAATGTACGGATCAGTATTAAGCAGCTGTGCAGGATTCGCAATCAACCTGCTGTCATTGAAGCCATAGATGCTAATGGTAACCTTAAAGGCGCTTGGAACAGGCTCGCTTGCATTTTCGATCACTAGGCTAATGCGGCCGACAATAAGATGATCGGTATAGCTGAATTTGACTTCAGCTGAAATGttctgaaattgaaataaataaataattaacttgaGCATAAGCAGATAAATTCCATAATGTATTCAATCGTGcgtatatatagcatatagcatATCGCTTATGCTTGACTGACTTTGCTCGGCCCATATTCATTCATAAGCATCAATGCCTTCGAGTGAATtgcttgccaaaaatatacaaattttctttAGAAATCTCAAGTCATTAGCTGGCactttgaaataatatttacaaattttataatcgACATTGGAAGTCAGTTCGTCCCCCTTCATGTTGCGCTTTGaatatttgccaaaatattgtgcaaaatatttgcagccaaTTGCACGTGtagaatataatttatttttcattaactatagcattgttgcaatttgagcaacagttgctgtttttaCGGCcactataaaaacaaaaacagcagcaaacatttcTTTTCTTGATTTTCAATTAGCCCTAAGCATTTgacttgcaaataatttgttggctAATTTTTGCCGACGCGCCAGCTAAAGTCAGCGcgcactaaaaatatataaataaatatgcctatatatacatatacatatatatgcacaaatgtatatttgttgttagACGGTGGacactttttcatttttagcaACAACCAGAACGAAATGTTTGCGGCTATTTCGAGCAGGCAGTTTGCACTTACTTCTTCCGATACGATTTCAATAAAGGTGATTGGCTCCACTAGATTGTAGCTGAAGCTAATGCTGGCCGACTCATTGAGAGTGGCAGGACGCGAATGTTGCACATCCCGCATGAGCAGCTGATCATTATCAGCGCGATTGCCCACAGCAAAGTAACGCTCATAATTCAGTtcagcactgctgctgcccaacACAGCAAACATTAGCAGCCCAAACATATATAAGgcacacatatttttaaaaaagtcGTTGCGGTTGCTTATTGCAGCACTTGACACATGTTCTGTTCTTTACGAAGGCGCGCGTACTTTTGGGAACGCGTCGCAGCAAGCAAACGTTAGCAACTGAGGCGAGTGCTCTGACAGCTTGGGCGCTAGTAAAGTGCCGAGTGATCTCTAGACGTATTTCAGCTCAGAGCGCTAGGCGAATcgctagagagagagcgacagcgcGTGCTCTCAGTTCACTGCATAGGGCGTaatatctaaataaaaatattgtagtaAACTCTTTATGCTCAACTGCTGTTTGTACTTGACCCCAAATGCTGCCCACCCCATCAGCTTGTTGAGCAACTGACAAGCGGCCAcctccagcttcagctgcacTGATTTATTAGCAACTGAACTCGACCAGAAATAGGCGCCAGCGTTTAAATTTGTCACTCGAGTGTGCAAAAATAGGTAAATgcctataaacaaaatagacGTGCAGTTTATTTATGGACGCTTGActattaaagcaacaacacatAAATTTCTGTGGAAAACGTTTCGCAGActttatagcaaattaaaatgcgatttgtgcattgcgtatacgtcatgtttgcatttatctgggctattgatttataaaaataacatgcGCCTTATGCTTTGCATAACAATTTACTATAATTCCATGCTATGTACTCATGAATTTATTGCAGGCCAAGTTAGCACGGGATTTTATGGTTGCACGCAATTACAAGCTCGTGTTGCATGTTGTGTCCTAAAAACCACAAATTGTGCAACAAACTGCGTACGCAATTTATGCCTGCAACATGCCGCAATAGCACCcaaaaaattccaaaacaGAAACAAGCACTGGcactgcaacaaaaagagAGACAAGAACATTCAAACTGCAGCAGTGCTGGCTGCATATCTAAAATCTAATTGCTGAGCTTGGGCTGGGCGTTAAGTTgagcattgctgctgctgctgcaataatCGAGGCAATTTCCGCATGCTGCAGCCAAGTGACAGTTGAGCGAAGCTTTAACGTGGCAACTGTTaacaagttgcaagtggcaactTGGCTATGCGACAAGCTGTCAGCAACAGACTCTGGGCTGACAGTTGACGGCAAGTTTGCTTATGAAATgagaaattaaagcatttaagaTAATTGCATCAAGTAGTCAATAAAGCACGTCGCAACGCGCAGCATGTTGCACTTGGCTGGAATTAAGGCTAATGCAAgcagaatttaattttaaagacaaacaaacttttaattgcatttagtttggCACAAAGATTCTCATCGAATAACAATTCCGTGCATTTCTCCACatcaatttgtgttttatttaacgcatcaattgtgcattttattgtttaaaagcaaatttatagcatttgttgcttgcattttattcaTGCGTATTAAAATGTGCTTGACTATACGGTCTAATGACCCTGAATATATGCATACTATATGTCCGATTCGAGTGTTGATCAAGCTCAAGTGGAATATTATAAACGCATGTTGATGGCTATTCAAGTGGCCCAATGAAAGGTTAACAACACTTTACAAAAGAAATGCGCTTTTCGTTATTGccatattaaatatgcagacAGCATTTGAGCCCCATCCGCCAGCCCACCATCCAAATTGGCCAATTTGTGCGTTTTGGAATTTGTgaaatttttgtgcaattgCCAATTAACGTTGATCCGCTGCACATGTAATgcgggcgtgtgtgtgtgtgtgtgtgtgtgtgcatactATATTGCGTAATTGCATTTGGCCAGGCTATGTATATGGCTAGTAAAGCAATTAGGGCGTGTAGGCGTGGCTTTActgaaatcaataaaaacgTTTGACCAAGcggaaattataaatatttctgttgccttgctgctgctgctgttgtgtagCGACGGCGCGGCAACAATTTTCATGCATGCCACGCAAATTGGATTTAacgttaaaaataatacatagtACCATATTGCGCATTTTGGCTTAGCGCAGCTTAGCCCCAGccattttaaaagctttacgCGCTAAAATGTAGGCTACACTTTGCTCTTTGTACatgggtgtatgtgtgtgtgtgaagcttATGTTTTATGGCAAGCTGAGTGCTTGTTAATTACACTCAACAAAAatagcagcttttgtttataactaacATTGACTTTAGACAgttttaataaactgcaaacGAAAAAGCTACTGCTGAAAGttgaaagcaaataataaatatttattaaaaagcaaactctTTTGCCATTTAgacattcaaaattaaaataaatggctTTCAACgctaagcaattatttaaaactgcAGGGCTGCAACAACAGAGTGCTTACTATTGGCCCACCCCCACATGTGTCGATAACAATAACTAATCGATCTTCGCTTCAATAAAAGTTCGTAAAGTGCGCACAAGAAATAACTTAACTTACTCTTGTTATATTTACTGCCACACTACTATTATTGATCTCAAGCcagttaaacatttttatctTAAAACTATCTTGAGTGCATTTTACGTTTGAATGAAATTATGCTTCATTTAAAGTCACTTTATGCGGCAAGCTGTTTGCTtatgcagctgccgctgctgttgagtCGAAGCTGTTTGCTCTAGATGCCAAGCACATGCCCAATTGAGTGTCTATGGGCGAGAATTGTGCGCACAGCTTGGCCAAGTAATCCATTTTACGAGCTTTActctcaagctgctgctgactggcAATTGTCGCCTGCTTAGGCGCACGTCCAATTCCAAGTCCAAGTTGTTTGCCAGCTGCGTTTGTGGCAAGCatattgatttgcttttatcttgtcgtatatactatatggtaaggctatttgcatttgtgtacTTGCAGGATGAGGGCTGGAAGCTGAATCGCACGAATTACTATCAGGAGGGCTGGCTGGCCACGGGCAATATACGCGGCATTGTGGGCGTGACCTTTACCACCTCGCACTGCCGCAAGAACATGGACTACCCGCTGCGCACCAACTACAATCTGCGTGGCCATCGCTCCGATGTTATACTGGTCAAGTGGAATGAGCCCTATCAGAAGCTGGCCAGCTGCGACAGCTCGGGTATTATCTTTGTGTGGATTAAATATGAAGGGCGCTGGTCCATAGAGCTGATCAATGATCGCAATACGCCAGTGACGCACTTTTCCTGGTCGCATGATGGGCGCATGGCGTTGATATGCTACCAGGATGGCTTTGTGCTCGTCGGCTCTGTGGCTGGACAGCGCTATTGGTCGTCCATGCTGAACCTGGAGTCGACGATAACCTGCGGCATTTGGACACCCGATGACCAGCAGGTTTACTTTGGCACCACGCAGGGTCAGGTGATTGTTATGGATGTGCATGGTGCGATGGTGTCGCAGGTGCAGCTGTCCAACGATGTGCCCATCACCTCCATGGCCTGGTCCTGCGAGAAATTCAAAATGGAGGAGGGCGAGGAAGCCGAGCCCGGCGTCACCAATGCCGCCAAGCGTTCCTTTGTGCTGGCGGTCAGCTTCCAAAACGGTTATATCTACCTGCTAAAGTCGTTTGACGACGTCTCACCCGCACATATCAATACCTGCCTTAATGGCGCACTCGGCATGGTCATGGAATGGAGCAACTCGCGCGAGCTGCTCGCCGTTGCCGGCACGCTgcgcagctccagctccggGGCCACCAACGATGAATTGCCCACTGCGCCCAGCGCCGCCAACTGCTACAATAATATGGTCAAGTTCTATACCGAGTCGGGAACTTGCCTCTACCAGGCGCACATACCCTGCAGCAGTCACACAGTCTCGGCCATCACTTGGGGACACAACGACAAGCGTCTGTTTATTGCCACGGGCACGCAGGTGCACATTGCTTGGGTCTCGCGCCGCGTGGcctcgctgcagctgctctgcCGCCTGCAGATACAAGCGAGCGTCGGCTCCGAGACGCTCTTGccgctgttgccattgccttcTAGGATTAAGTCGCTCATCGGCAATCTCTTTGCTCAAACCATTAGAGTAAGTCTTCAATTCAAACAAAGCTCCTGCTCATACTAAAGTTTTATCTTCTGCAGTGCTGTGTACCTGATCTCAAGTCGCTGCGTGACTTTGTGTCGCGTCCGCCGCTCTGCTCGACGCGTTTGCATTGCACAATGATACGCCATGATGATGACTCCAATTTGAGCTCGGGCACCTGCTATACGTTATATCTGGAATATCTGGGCGGCTTGGTGCCGCTGCTCAAGGGCAAACGCACCTCGAAAATAAGACCAGAGTTTGTCATCTTTGATCCACAAGTGAATGGCGAGTGCTCCATTGAATCCTTATCGCTCTTgtgcttacttttttttgcttttacagAGAACTCGCTGTACTTTCAGTACACCACCGAGGCCAAGAGCAGCTCGGGCTCCAGTCAGTCCACAACGACGGGCAACAGCGGACGCACCGACTCCTCGGACAGCGACTTTGATGAGCGTTATCGCTATGGCTCACCACGCACGCCGCGCAAGCGTCGAGTGCGCCCCAAGCGACGCAATCAGACGggcgctggagctgcagctggtggCGCTGCCAATGATGCCGACAGCCTGGATGAGCTCGCCTATGTGGACACGCTGCCCGAGGTAAGTGATGCTTGAACTTAGCTTCAGCTTTTGCTTAATCTCTTAACTCTGCTCTACTAAGCAGGAAGTCAAGCTGGTGGAGGTGACCTCGAACATTTGGGGCACGAAATTCAAAATCCATGGACTTGCCAAAACCGTCCCAGGCAATTTAGGCCAAGTAACCTATAAGACGTCCCTACTGCATTTGCAGCCGCGTCAAATGACGCTGGTCATAACGGAGCTGCGCGATGACTTTCCGCCCGGACCAGATCCCAGCTTTAATCCCAATCTGTTCTCCGAGGACGAAGAggaacatcatcatcatcaacagcagcagcagcaacaacagcagcagcagcagctgcagcaggatGCAGTGCCGCAAGTGAGCATCACCGAAGCTGCTAAGCCGCCCATGATGCCAACGCGCCGTCTAACCGAAGCAAATGCGCCACCCATAGCACCCATGTCGCCACGCCCAAATCGCATATTGGCGCGTCATAAAAACTCACACGGGCTAACGGTAAATGGTGGCGGCGGCTcgggcagcggcaacaacagcttGGGCTTGAGTCCGCTCGCCCGCGCTGAAAGCTACGATGATGACTCCTCCGAATCGCAGGAGACAACGGCGGGCAGCAGTTGCACCACCGTGCTGCTGCATCAGGCGCCTGCCACCAGCAGTGGCGCCACGCCCGGTCCCAGCTGCAGCAAGAATATCACGCGTCCCAAGACAATTAGCAGCTTTAAGAACAACTACAGTCGCTCCAGTTCCAACTCCAGCTGCCAGTCGCGTCATGCCATCTCGCCGCTCTACTGCGATGGCTCCGTGCCCACGCTGCAGTCGCCCAAGAACGCTGTCGCTCCCTCAGACATCATCTTCGAACGTCCCGCTGTCCCCGGACCAGCCCAGACCACGCTCATGTCGTACTCAAGCAATGCGGATTATGCACAGAATGTGGTGCAGGTGAAGAATGCGCTCATGTCGGAGCCTGTGCGCTCCGCCAACAGTCATGTGAATCCTGTGCCGCTGAATCTCAATTTAAATCTGGAGCGCATGGATGCCAGAGCGGTCAAATGCATGCCATCCAGCTCCAAGCGACGTGAAATGCTTTACATAGACGAGGAGACGCAGTCACCCGCCGCCTGCTCCAGTGCCACAGCCATGAAGCGCACGCCCACTGTGGTGTCCATTGCACCCGCCTTGCCGGACTCCATTacgcgcagctgcagcgtagGCTACCTGGACTCGGTAGCCATAACACCTTCGGATGAAGCTCTGTCTGCCTTGCGCAAGGATGCGCCCAACAAGCGACTTATACTCGTGGACAAGcgacgtcagcgtcagcgcaagcgtcagcagcagcagcaacaatctgCGAACGCTGGACGCCATAAACTGCAGCAGACTGGCAAATCCAAAAGCTTGGACTCCTGCGATCTGCTTTCGCTGCAAACTAAGCTGAGCAGCAAGGAAACTGAGCAGGTGGTGAAAAAGTTGCAGGAAATCTCCGacagcagcgcctgcagcagcgctgccaataCGCTCTGCTTCAAGTGTCGCAACAATATGAATCCCAGCAATGCCTGCAAGCGCTGTCAGCCCAATCTGGATGAGATTACAGCGGCGGTCAGCGTAGAGCCGCCTAAAGaggcgctgccagcagctgcagcgcccaAACCTGCGCCCAAGAAACGCTTTGATGTCATCACTAGCTTTACAGACAGTCCGCTCTTTACGCGCAAGCATCGCTTTGGCTATGGCAAGAAGGAAAGCAGCACGGAGCAGTcgacgccgctgctggcgcGCAAGCAGGAGCATGGCTTTAGTTTCGTCAAGCAACTGTCCGAAGTGCGCTGGCGTCGCAAGGAGCCAGCTCAGGCACAGACTCAGGCGCAAAATCAAGCTAACCAGCTGGAGCGACAGCAATCCGAGGGCGGCAATCTCAGCTGCGGCACGGTGGAGGCCACGCCCGTAGAAGCCAAGACATCCGTCTCACTGCACACGCAGGTAAAACTTAACAGTTAACAAAAGTTAAGCTTGgtattaacattattttttatcttaGGCCTTGACTACCTTGGAGAACATTATCAGTCGCCTGCGTGATCTGGACGAAGGGCGCTTGACACCGCCTTCAACGCCGCAGCGCTTGCCGCGCAGCTCTCCCGCCTCGCCAGCGGCCAGCAAAAAGAACAAACGCCAGCAAAGCAATTCACCCATACGCCATATACTCAATTCCCCATTGCTGAATCGTCGGCAGCGCAAGAAACCGAGCATTATAGAAAGCTCCGATGATGAGGGCAACCAAACTCATGGCTCGGCTGAGGAGCTTGGCAATTcgggcagtggcagcggcaatgGCAAACAGTATCGTGATCTGGAGACATTCCAAAAGGCGCAGCTGCGTCAAAAAGTAtgtgttaatattaaaataataagcttggatttatttactttattagtTGCAGCTTAAACGCGGTAAGATTGAACCCAATGGTAGTGCCAGCTGCGCTAATCCTGCGCCTGTGCGACGTGAGTTTGTCATGCACAACAAGGCGCCCATGTGGAATGAGATGAGTCAAGTCTATCAGCTGGACTTTGGCGGGCGCGTCACACAGGAGTCGGCCAAGAATTTCCAAATCGAGTTTCGTGGCAAGCAGGTGAGAGCAGATTGTTGTTATGCAGctaaagcaactaaaactcATGCATATTCTATTGCAGGTCATGCAATTTGGGCGCATCGATGGCAATGCCTACACCTTGGACTTTCAGTATCCCTTCTCGGCGCTGCAGGCATTTGCAGTGGCCTTGGCCAACGTTACACAGCGTCTAAAGTAAATCTATTTAACAtattgtactatatatatattatatagatgTTGCTCTTCACACGCCAGcctaatagcagcagcagctaacgcTTAATACGCatgaatattttttgataCACATAAGGCGCCTTTGCTTCTTCATTTGTAAATACTAatgtatgtctgtatgtattGTGGTCTTAGGTTTCTGTATAATGAAATGATATACTCGTATATATGAACAAATACCACCATTTGATTGAAGGTAATGccaaaatttgcaattatgcaattttgaTATGGAAGTGTGCAATCTCAAAAGTCCGATCCATTTTTTGTGCAATATTTGTATGACAAACTTTTTTCGGATTAAGTAAAACCGCATTGTATGTAACTGTAAATGTTTAAGAAAACGTATTTTAATGACAACACGATTTTTTCAGTCgaactttttaaaaatctagTTTGTacttagcttttgttttctacATAAACTTAATTTCGTTATGACTTTTTAGCTTAAgagcaaattaattgtattatcAAAAGAATTCgcttaaaagaaaacaaaacaaaaagctaaacgcttggcttaatatatatataaacaattgtctgTGTGAAACGAGTACTTAATGctagcataattaattttttatatgtaaaatcaacaaattgtgAATGCTAGTTAATattcaaaacacaaaacacatcCTTCAAGCCCACAGTCTACAAAATATAAgacattttgtgcttttccTCTTAAAACTCTTTTTGTAGCTAGGCTtaatttcaatgaaaattcgttattgtaattgttgtgaatattgaaataaactcaaattgaattgtaaacGACCCAAGGCGTGCTTaccaattcaataaaataaatattgtatgtgAATAAATGGGGAATATTGGAAAAGTACCTGCACGCTTGTGTAGGTGCATCGAAAACAAGTTCGTTGTCCAAgtcacttttgtttatttatggaatctaaaaagtatgcaacagatttttatatgcttagaGTGCAATAAAAGTGGCCAAAATCATCAAAATTGTCCTTTCACCTAAACTTCAAGGGCAATCAAGATGTCCTTTGGTCATTTAATGCCCGGAAGGTCAAAAAAGCATGTCCCGActattaaaacttaataaatggCTTTTACTTTACACATTATAGGCCTTAAATactaaactttaaacaaacattttccCTAAATATACATATTGGATTGTTAATTGCACTTCATCCGGAAACTATATAAAAGATTCATGTCTTTTTGTTCAGCTGCTCAATATCAATTTCAGCTTTCTCCCAATCTGGAATGGACTTTTCCTTGACGTGCCATGAGTCAGTTTTGGCTCCTTTCATTTCAGCTATAAAAAGAAGATAACaattattaagttaattaaaatttttatcaaCTATTTGCTTACAGGTTTTAAAACGTTTGACGCCCTCTTGCATATCTGATATCATAGGCGCGGTCACGTTCATTATCTCGTTGTTAACAGCCGCATAGAAACCGGGCCTGTTATAGGCGTTAGCGTTATCTAACACAGCATTGCGGTCATGCTGCAGTGAAGCCATGGGAAATTTTGCTATGCTAAATGCCAAATTGACAGCCTGACCCAAAGCTGTGCCTGTGGCTACAACTCGATTTACGAGACCAATGCGTAAAGCCTCCTGGGCATACACGCGTCGCCCGGTCTCTATTATGTCCACAGCGTTGGAATAACCAACCGCTCCAGCCAGACGCACGCTACCAGCATCACTAAGCGGCACTCCAAATCTTCGATTAAAAAATCCTACTACAGCAGTGTCTTCCATCACACGCAGATCACAGAGCAGTGCCAGTTCCAAACCACTAGCCACACAAAATCCGCTAATGCCACATATTATGGGCTTACGTAAGTGTCTTCTTGTCGGACCAACGGAACCCTCGCGACGTAACAGAAAATTCAAGCTGCCGCGTTGCGCTTCCGCCTCCAGTTCTTTCAGATCATAACCAGCTGAAAATGAGCCGCCAACACCATACAGCACGCCAACCGGTGAAGTGTCATCCTCCTCGAACTGACTAATGGCTTCGCTTAACTTTTCAGCGGTAGCGCCATCAATTGAATTTCGCTGCTGTTCTCTGTTGATGCCAATCAGTGTTATGTGAGAGTCTTTCTCCACCAATATTAAGGGACGGGCTGCTTCGCTCTTATCATTGCTCTCAGCATTTTTCCTCGCACTTTGTGATATTCCTTGTGTCTTAAAATAGCTTGTAAGCAGTGTGCGGTGTAATAATTTGTTACAGCTAAAACTTGTTGATGTAAACAATCTGTTcattttaatgttttcttttttagtgATGAGCACGTGAGGCAGTTGCCAGGCACGACGCCCCGATATGTTATTTTCCGCATTTCTAATGTACTACTTAATTAAAAGTACACATAAGCCACTCTATTAACTTTCTTATATTCTTAATTAACTTTGcgatttttttaattggtaattccatttatattattgattCAAGCCGGATCGTTCATTACTGCTAAGTGTTGGTTAATGCTGATAGCATAATTTATCGCAGCTCGATAGGCAGAATGATTATTTGGCCGCGCTTACCTGGCAACACTTGTAAAGTAAAGGCGCTACCAGACTGCGCTCGtgtaaaaagaaaagtgcCGATGAAACGAAAATACAGATTAACGCtgccaattgaattttaatttatttataaaaataacaaaagaataGTGTAAAAAGTAGATTAAATTGTGGCGCATGTGTCGATGCACCAACAGTGATATAAGCAAAGTACAAAATACATTCTCTTTTCCATTTCGCTTGCGGATATTTATTCAACCGCAGACAAAGGATAGTTAACAACggtattaatttgtatatttaatacgattgtttattaaacagtCAGCGCAGCGGGCAATTGCTTTTGaactgctgtgctgctgcgggcaaaacaacaacagcaatagtaGAGCCTGAGTGAAAATGTCCAATTCGGCAGCATTCGACCATAACAATAGTGTAGTGTGAAAGAAAGAGAGGGTGTGAGAGGAGGAGGCTGCCCTGCCCAGACGAGCCGGGCGTTGCATGTGGCCGCGGAATCATGCAATAATATGTCGATAGCATTGCTCActtgaaatataattgaattggCATACAAATTATGGCTTAGCTTccaatattgttgttgatgggGTCGAACCGCCAGTCAGCCGCCTGCATTATTAGAACTTAATTGTGtctatttataacatttggGCGCGTTTGTGTTTGTCTGTTGCCTACGACTCCGCCCCATGCATTTTAGTCGCAGTCTGTGCTCCATTGGCGCCCCCGAGGTCGGCGCTTTTGTCGCCGGCAATATTGCCATTTTGTATATGTGAACATGTgcgcgtatgtgtgtatgtaaataaaaaaagggcGTATTAATTTAGCagataattacaaaaaattaaagtagcAACTATTTAAGAGTATGATTTCACAATAAGTAAGAGTATTTAAACTTCGCCTTTCCGCAGTGCTCTTCGTATGCGTGTTATTATTTACTATGTATGCCACAGTCTGTATGCGCATCATGATctattttagtatattttattttgcaaaaaagaaaaactgtctcaaagcacaaataaataaaacattcgTTTTATGGCTCGCATGCTGTTTGCTGCCAGGCGACACACCTTTTGCTGACAGACAAACAGCCTTTGATCGTGTAAATGTTCGCATTTTGGAGAGTTAGTCATGGgtctaaaaacaattaaagcgtctgtatgtatgtatgatgTGATGTGTGCTTATGGTCAGATAAGATGTACAGAGTTTATTGCCTTAAGTAgagcttaattaattgaattaaacgcACATACGCACGCATTCAATGCTAAAGACATGCTCTCacaaacatcaacaacaataattttttcgCTCATTCAGCAAGCACACAGTCACGACTCGACGATGTCAACCGGAAGGCCCATAAAATGTGTCGTCGTTGGTGACGGCACTGTTGGAAAGACTTGCATGCTAATCTCCTATACAACAGACAGTTTTCCCGGTGAATATGTGCCTACAGTGTAAGTTTTCCAATGTACTTTCCGCACTTGCAACTTTCGctaatcatttattttatttatagttttgatAATTACTCCGCACCCATGCAAGTGGACACGATACAAGTATCGCTGGGCTTGTGGGATACAGCTGGACAGGAGGACTATGATCGCCTGCGACCGCTTTCCTACCCACAGACAGATGTTTTCCTGATATGCTACAGCGTGGCGAGCCCCTCGTCGTTTGAAAATGTCACAAGCAAATGGTATCCGGAGATAAAACATCACTGCCCCGACGCGCCCATTATATTAGTTGGTAAGCTGCCAGCTCAGCATGAgagttttttttgtgtttattaagttttggtttattttataactataGGAACAAAAATCGATTTGCGTGACGATCGCGAGACATTGAGCGGTCTGGCCGAACAGGGCCTGACGCCGCTTAAGCGCGAGCAAGGTCAgaagctggcaaacaaaatacgAGCTGTGAAATACATGGAGTGCTCCGCCTTGACGCAGCGTGGCCTAAAGCAAGTAAGTGCGCAACTAGCGGCACACCTAACAAGACTActaatgcattttatgctatttaGGTGTTTGAGGAAGCGGTACGCGCAGTGTTGAGGCCAGAGCCATTAAAGCGACGCCAGCGAAAGTGCTTAGTTATGTGAAGAAGACGTGGCTTACTTGCAGAGAATACTCGACACACCACACAGA encodes:
- the LOC108603114 gene encoding tubby-related protein 4 isoform X1, encoding MHLHFERNINTKCDCTILSLSWMGKVPDDIPEDEGWKLNRTNYYQEGWLATGNIRGIVGVTFTTSHCRKNMDYPLRTNYNLRGHRSDVILVKWNEPYQKLASCDSSGIIFVWIKYEGRWSIELINDRNTPVTHFSWSHDGRMALICYQDGFVLVGSVAGQRYWSSMLNLESTITCGIWTPDDQQVYFGTTQGQVIVMDVHGAMVSQVQLSNDVPITSMAWSCEKFKMEEGEEAEPGVTNAAKRSFVLAVSFQNGYIYLLKSFDDVSPAHINTCLNGALGMVMEWSNSRELLAVAGTLRSSSSGATNDELPTAPSAANCYNNMVKFYTESGTCLYQAHIPCSSHTVSAITWGHNDKRLFIATGTQVHIAWVSRRVASLQLLCRLQIQASVGSETLLPLLPLPSRIKSLIGNLFAQTIRCCVPDLKSLRDFVSRPPLCSTRLHCTMIRHDDDSNLSSGTCYTLYLEYLGGLVPLLKGKRTSKIRPEFVIFDPQVNGECSIESLSLLCLLFFAFTENSLYFQYTTEAKSSSGSSQSTTTGNSGRTDSSDSDFDERYRYGSPRTPRKRRVRPKRRNQTGAGAAAGGAANDADSLDELAYVDTLPEEVKLVEVTSNIWGTKFKIHGLAKTVPGNLGQVTYKTSLLHLQPRQMTLVITELRDDFPPGPDPSFNPNLFSEDEEEHHHHQQQQQQQQQQQQLQQDAVPQVSITEAAKPPMMPTRRLTEANAPPIAPMSPRPNRILARHKNSHGLTVNGGGGSGSGNNSLGLSPLARAESYDDDSSESQETTAGSSCTTVLLHQAPATSSGATPGPSCSKNITRPKTISSFKNNYSRSSSNSSCQSRHAISPLYCDGSVPTLQSPKNAVAPSDIIFERPAVPGPAQTTLMSYSSNADYAQNVVQVKNALMSEPVRSANSHVNPVPLNLNLNLERMDARAVKCMPSSSKRREMLYIDEETQSPAACSSATAMKRTPTVVSIAPALPDSITRSCSVGYLDSVAITPSDEALSALRKDAPNKRLILVDKRRQRQRKRQQQQQQSANAGRHKLQQTGKSKSLDSCDLLSLQTKLSSKETEQVVKKLQEISDSSACSSAANTLCFKCRNNMNPSNACKRCQPNLDEITAAVSVEPPKEALPAAAAPKPAPKKRFDVITSFTDSPLFTRKHRFGYGKKESSTEQSTPLLARKQEHGFSFVKQLSEVRWRRKEPAQAQTQAQNQANQLERQQSEGGNLSCGTVEATPVEAKTSVSLHTQALTTLENIISRLRDLDEGRLTPPSTPQRLPRSSPASPAASKKNKRQQSNSPIRHILNSPLLNRRQRKKPSIIESSDDEGNQTHGSAEELGNSGSGSGNGKQYRDLETFQKAQLRQKLQLKRGKIEPNGSASCANPAPVRREFVMHNKAPMWNEMSQVYQLDFGGRVTQESAKNFQIEFRGKQVMQFGRIDGNAYTLDFQYPFSALQAFAVALANVTQRLKF